Below is a genomic region from Fischerella sp. PCC 9605.
GGAGACAGCGAAGTAACATTAAGTGACATGGTAGAATACGATTCCCAGTTGCAAACGTTGTTAGATTTGGTGAGGGATGCTCAGGCAACTGTAGCGGAAGTAGCAAGGCAAATTAACGCCTATGGAGAAAGTTTGGAGGCAGATCCGCAGCGATTAGAAGAAGTAGAAGAACGCATTCGAGAATTAAAGCAAATTTGCCGCAAGTATGGGCCGACGCTGGCTGAGGTAATTGACTACTACCAGCGTATCCAAGCGGAATTAGCTGAACTGAATGACAGCGAACAATCTATTGAAAGTCTAGAAACACAAGAGGCGGAGTGTTTGGCTAAGCTTACTCAAGCTTGCCACCAGTTGAGTCAGTTGCGTCGCACCGCCGCAGCTAAATTAGAAGCCAAACTAATTAGGGAATTAAAACCCTTAGCTATGGAAAAGGTACAGTTTCAAGTGGAGATTGTACCAACTTTTCCCACTGCTGCTGGAGCAGACAAAATTACATTTATGTTTAGTCCCAATCCAGGAGAACCGCTACAACCTTTGTCAGAAATTGCCTCTGGTGGGGAAATGAGTCGGTTTTTGCTAGCCCTGAAAGCTTGTTTTTCCCAAGCAGATGCAACAGGGACGCTAGTATTTGATGAAATTGATGTCGGCGTTTCGGGGCGGGTAGCACAGGCGATCGCCGAAAAATTACACCAACTCAGTCAATTTCACCAAGTATTGTGTGTTACTCACCAGCCCTTGGTTGCCGCAATGGCAGATCGGCATTTTCGCGTAGACAAGCAAGTGATCAATAAAGTTAAGGGTAAAAAAGAACATAACGGACATCCAGAAGAACGTACCGTTGTGCGTATTACTACCTTAGATAACTTAACCAAACGTCGAGAAGAACTGGCTCAACTAGCAGGTGGTAAATCAGCCCAAGAAGCGATCGCCTTTGCGGAATCTTTGCTCACGCAGGCTGCAAATCACAGAAGAAAGAGTGTAGGGGTATAAAGCCCCCACTAAAATCATCTGAAGAATTCCGGATTGAGTCTACCAAATTAGAAGAGACAGTAAGTTTACCTGATATTCGCATATGTTGATGTTACTTTATAAATATAAATACTTATTTGAAAAACCTATAAAAAATTAACATACTAGATTTGGCGATCGGTTCGCCAAATTTTCCGCAATTGTCCCAAGGACAATTGAATATACATTGTGTACGGTTTAACTAGGAAATAAGTGACAGGCACCTTTTAAATACAAGATGCCGTCTACTGCCGTGAAGTTTTATCTAATAGTATTGTCCTGCTCCTATGACTCCAAAACACACCAAACTTAAATTTCCTCTGTTGCAATATCTCAACCAGCCCTTATTTAACTCAAATACCAAATTGGTATTAAATCCCCGCCGCTTCGCTCATCTCTACAGAGTTGGACTTCTCAAAAGGTGTTGGACTAGAGATTGTGATGCCAAACGACCTTATTCAAACTAAAGAGTCATAGAGTTAAAAAATCAAGAGTCAAGAGGAGGCAGTCCGGTGGTGAGGCAGCGAGCGCGCTCCAAAGGGGGTTCTCCCCATGTAGACGCGCGCAGGGCGGGTTAAGGCAGGTGCTTTATGCCGCGCATGGTCTCCCGGCATAAAGCACCTGCCGTTCAAGAGTCAAGAGTCAAAACATTATGAGTTTAAACTCGAGACTAGAGACTATGAATTCTTGACTTTGAATTATTGACTCTTGATTAAATTTAAAACTTGCCTTGAGAATGAGGCTTTTTACCATCAAGTAAAGCACTGACAGTCATATCTCCCATCACATTAATTGCAGTGCGGCAGCGATCCAAAAACCAGTCTACAGTTACAAGCACGGCAATATACTGAGTGGGCAAACCAACCGAAGTGAATACGAGTGTCATTGTCACCAGTCCCGCATTGGGAATATTAGCTGCACCCACCGAGGCAAAAATTGAGGTGAGAATGACAAGAAATTGCTGCCCAATATTTAAATGTTGTCCCAGCACTTGAGAGATAAACAATGCAGACATTGCTTCGTAAAGGGCAGTGCCATCATTGTTGAAATTTGCCCCAACTAACGATCCCAAAGCAGCAGAAGATTCTCGCAAGCCAATTTTTTCTTGCAAAACTTCAAAGGTGACGGGCATAGTCGCCCCTGAAGAAGATGTAGAAAAAGCCATCAAAAAGGCATCGGAACCGCCACGCAAGAAATTCAACGGTTTCACCCAAGAACCAAAGTTAACTCTAGTGAGATAGTAGCAAGCTTGCAACGCCAGGGCTATTAGCACCGCCACAATAAACGCTGCCAAAGATATAAACGGCTCGAAACCTTCTTTAGCAACTGTCGAAGCAACGATCCC
It encodes:
- the recN gene encoding DNA repair protein RecN — protein: MLSLLQIENFALIDKLELEFGLGLNVLTGETGAGKSIILDAIDAVLGGKVSSRVVRTGTSRAMVEATFSSNSALVAWLTEQEIDPIDENTVVISREITISSGKVRSRSRVNGVLVNQQVMSGLRDRLVEITAQGQTVLVGQSAQIRDWLDVYGGESLLQQRQEVATAFSAYQQAHQTLEKRRTSERERLQQLDLLSYQVKELGDINLSDPDELEQLQQEHQRLNHVVELQQMSYKVYQALYQNDDETPTATDLLGDSEVTLSDMVEYDSQLQTLLDLVRDAQATVAEVARQINAYGESLEADPQRLEEVEERIRELKQICRKYGPTLAEVIDYYQRIQAELAELNDSEQSIESLETQEAECLAKLTQACHQLSQLRRTAAAKLEAKLIRELKPLAMEKVQFQVEIVPTFPTAAGADKITFMFSPNPGEPLQPLSEIASGGEMSRFLLALKACFSQADATGTLVFDEIDVGVSGRVAQAIAEKLHQLSQFHQVLCVTHQPLVAAMADRHFRVDKQVINKVKGKKEHNGHPEERTVVRITTLDNLTKRREELAQLAGGKSAQEAIAFAESLLTQAANHRRKSVGV